The nucleotide sequence tctgatactttatctatttatctcaaaaacatttaaatttaaataaaatataattttatttaaaataatattataaaataattttattttaaataatattatataaagaaaaattattgttctcTATTTGTAATTGTCTAAAaactttattctaaaatatattaaaaatattaaattaccattatcattattttttattattttttctttttcttctaattgtgCTTGTTGAGTTTTGACttgttcttttaaattttcaacctCTGTTTTTGCATCttctgtttcttttattaaattttccattttacttTCTAATTGACCAACTTCTTTTTGTTTAGTGTCTAGTAATCTTTCTTGTTCAAGTGCTATACTAgttcgtaattttaatttagattttgttGAAGCAAgttcattttgtaattttgttaatatttcattagctTTGACTAGTTCATCACTTAAATTTCGTAAAGAATTTTGTTTACGTTGTAACTGACCTTCTTTCTCAGTTAAAAGATCTTCAAGATATTGTTTTTGTTCTTTGGCAGTTTTTAACATTTCtgtatgtttattaataagtatacttttatcttttaattcttgttcAAGTACAGcaacttttgtttttaaactatttactgatttatctttttcatgaTAATCTGTATccaatttagaattttgtttttttaataaatttaaatctctttgAGCAACATTAAGTTCTTTCTCAAGAGTTTGcaattgtttaaattgttCTATATTAGTTGCTTCAAGAAgagataatttatctttatatgttACATTTTGTGTACGTAATTCTGCAAGTTCAGTATGaagttgttttataatttctgtATGTTTACGTTCcacttctaatttttctttttcactttgATATTGCCATTCTAGTTGTGCTTTagcaaatctatatataatttaagaatttattaaatatttgtaatttattaaattaaattatataaaaatttgttatataaattaaattatttatacacacCTATCTTTTTCAAGACTTATTTGTTCTGATGAAGATATTTGGATTTGATTCTTTTCtgacatatatttttgttccaATTGTTCcaattcttttgtttttgtttctaCTTTATTTGACAAGTCATTCAGTCTTGTTTCAAGTGTAAGTGCATCTCTGttttgttgtaaaatattttctttcaattgtttaattttcatagCCATATGTGTTTTTAAATCTGAGTCACTTGCAGGTGATATATTTAAGCTTAAATGAcataaatgtttgaaattatttgtttcaacCAGTTTGAAAATCCATTCTCCACTTTCTTCTGCTAatagcaataaaaattttggtgGTGTTTTTGATACATTTGTGGAAGGTATTTGACAttgttctaataaatatattaattgagttgcaaaattatcaaaatctaCTAATAGTCCTTGTTgagactttaaaattttaaaatcatcttctgtgataaataaagaataaagaaaacaagGATCATCATCATCTGCTAACAAAACGCATAAActctgtaatataaatatatatgtcattAAATTAtgtcattgaaaaatttctaaaacatttatcatttaaaaatatattttagatcatttaatatatttttcaataaataaatgaaaatatattttaaaaatgataattaatatctattatattaatacaacataggttaatgcaaatattacaaaatacgtTACCTTTCGACATACAGGACTAATACCTGCATGAATTTCTACATTAACTCTTAATTCTCGTTGGCGCTCTTCATTATGTTGTGGTTTCATATAAACTCTTTGTActttagtatataatatttcaacattattCAATTGTAAACTGGAATCACCAGTCACTGCAGTgcctatcaaattatttaaataattcattatttggtCATACGTTTaacaaacatttattattcttgagTCACccagtattataaataacaagaacaatatttcaattttcatttcatttgttaattttttataaattatgaaaggtTTAcatgaaagattttaaattttataatttacatatcaaTCTAAGTACGCGTATATGAAGTGCTGCCATCTTagacatatattacattactattaatacttttatataccattaaatcaatttcattcattcaatttcatttattatttataataaataataatttatttacataaatgcatttaaaataaactttcgtttttttattttattgctcaaaaatgatttattgaaatattatttaatttattatcattattataattaacaaaataaaatttgattaaatattattttacaataataatattacaaattagaaatataaaaaatattattcaatcatataattatatataattacatataataagagataaaaatattaaaatttttttcaaaaatttatttgaaatatatataaatatatatgatatttatatatttatttatattatatattttattttatattatttgtattatatttttatatatttttatataaagatacaatttctgtgtataaagatataaaagaaattaaaaaattaaaaaaaaaattataaaaattgtaaataacttttttttacttttaaataagttattataattattattattttttttattcaaattagaattttttacttgtaatcaatgtaatttatttgatgtatattatttagatatataatattatagtattgataaatattatgtattatgttaatattatatcaaatttttgtaaaaaaataaaattaatttttgttttctatttttaattttttttcaaatatagaaatttattttattttattttattttatttattttcgaattaatatataattaatattataaattattttatatagttaatataattatttaaataataatagcttaattaaatttaattatttgaattcgaCCAAACTAGTGAAATAATGGCGACGTTATATTTTACGTAAGAgtacaattcaatttatattgaataatttatatgtttatttttatctttaaatttttttaataatttttatatttttatttataaaatttttttaatttatcttaaattcatCGACGACATagctaatatataatttttaagtccattttcaatatttttaatgaagttTACTTTACTTTCCCGCGtagtaagaaaattataaagttgatTGGTTGAACCTTTTAAAACTAACCAATAGTATTAAAGATCAAGGATATGACGTATCGTTTAAAACACTGTATATGTCGAGTTGTAACCGCGGTCGCCATGCCATGCGGTTGTTTCGTGATTGACAATTTCGTTCTTGAATATGTTGTTAGAAATGTgtttgagaaattattttctttgttttaaaaagaaaaatttacgagGTGATAGTGTCGAGAAAGTGAGTGCATAATTACTATGAAGCGACAAGTGAcgttttgttgaaaattaaaacctTGAACCCGCACCTTGTCGGTTAGAAGAGGTTGGATACAGCAGTTACAGTTTGAATCCGACGATGCATTCTGTACATAAGGAGAAACAGGtaagttttcattttttatttatcgaagtatttgcattatttgaataattttatttaaaatgaacattaaaaataatatttttttcaattaaaaatttcgtgttGAGAACACGTCGACCGGTTTTGCTTGCAGCGCTCCTTTCgttcatttttcatctttgATTCACTGTTTTGTGCTGCCCCCTTACAGATGCATTGAAATCTCTTATGCAAGTTTCAAACATGCATTCGTATCGATAGTTGTtatagcatatatataaacataggATAAAATAGTATGGAATAGAATAGATGCAactcatatttaaaatattgattataaaaaaattaaatattttgttttaatattttttttcgttaaatgtAAACAtttgtattcatatatatttatatacatttgatTATGTTTTGGATTTTTGATATGGTGTTATAGATATTTGATagttagtaataaatttatgtattaattatgtactaattactaaaaattatgctcaaattttttattgtattctaatgaaaattttatcaatttttgagatattttaaatcaaattttatttaaattataatttgaatattttttctgaataaaatAACCGATATCTGATTAAAACtgaaaattgatgaatatatatattctatttgttatatataaaatcttatataaaatctatataaaatctttgttttcaatatttatttattcgatatttatattatttatttttttagaaaatataaatttttatattcaaaaaatatttatacatatgtcTTTACacgttttattttgaataacttttattatataattttaacgatcagatacattttgaaattaaaaataaaattaaatatattattatatattttattttatttttaatatatcattgtaaaatataaaatatataactgacgagaaaaaatattcatataattattataaattaaaaaaaattattattattaattaaaataatagaataaaataattcttaatttgtgctcataattttattttttaatttaaatgtctTATACGTTTATAGAATActgcttaaaaaaattttatatatatatattttttgaataaatattaatttaaatagatattaaaaacaacATAATGAaactataatgaaaaaaaaaagaaatttaaattttgttaaaactgATTGAAACtgattaagttattaaatttttataaaaatataaatatctttgatagataaaataaatttaatgtttagataataattaattaacttggGAAAAAGTAGAgctttaatgttttaaaaaacaaaaatataaaataatgaaatacatagtatgaaaatgtaattgaacatatgatttaaattatttaaaatttattaataaaatatattgctaatatattattaaataatgtatttttatctatatatagatacaattatagcattttttattgatattcagtttctattttctttagaatGTGAATTAAAACGCGATACgtattttaaaactaaattcaaaataatgatgaaaaattatgtaaaattgttttaacataaatatgaaaattaacttGTTTgcacttaaaaaatttctatgaataaGGCTTTATGTTGAAAGTCCAATTATCAAAAAGCATCCTAAGCCGGTTTCAGATTCGTTGCGCAGTTGCCAAATTTCTATTACTGCCAGTTGAGTATAAAGCTCGATAGAAACGAGCGATATGTTGTGATCTTGCTGCTATGTTTTGGCAGGTTATGTTTCTAATGATGCAATACATTACACATTTTTTCTAATGATACATCGTATGATCGTGTTATCTCGCTATGAAAACTATATTTTCAACTATCGTTATGAGatcgtaaaatataagataatgtaaaatataagatattcatgtgcatttatacatacatacatatatatatatatatatatatatatatatatataagattcttgtaaatgaataatgacatcatgacaaatatttttaattatgtaatttagaGAATCtttagagaaattttgttattacatagtgatattaaacttattgaatcatataaaatcattagtATGAAATCATTACAAcatcgtattatttatatgcgtTGGATCTTAAATGCACAAATGATATAAGCATTATTACAAGTTTGTACTAAAATGACAATTcggtattttataatttttgtaatagaaTACGATTTGATCGTATGAATCATAATTGGATAGTAatgtatgttttatatatatccaacTTAAAATCGAATGAACGATACGACAATGCGATTctgatacaaaaattataaaaattctgaattgtAATACAAGcaaattactatttattagcAATTATCAATTGCTTGTATAAGTTTaactatagaaattaattataaaaataacattaaatttgttaacagTCATGACctgcgaaattgaaattgaacaatatttataattattaaagaaaaagacaaacattaaagaaaaagatgtatatttaaaataaatacaaaaatataaaaattaagatatattatatttgtttccatttaaaaattaaaaatgaatttttgttttttattcattaagcaaattattattaatagcttttttattaataactattaattttattaatagctatcaattttaataataactcgttattgaaactttataaaagaaaagtgtcatttatcttattattaactataataaatgtCACAAATAATGtcacaaataataaatgtccatatatatatataaaatataaaagtttgatagtatataaaatatattattttatttaaatcaaaatcgtCATAGACTTATTTgtcacatattatattatgagatcgaaataaatgaactcttaatatttaaaacaaaaaaatattaatattattttatgaaaaaaattcaaaaattaaattctattttcgagGTGTTAGTACtggttattaataatttaatttattctttttaattctaattcttaaGTTTATACGCTTTCTATATATCACTATCTTTTTGCAAATGCGTCTTGAATCTGCGCTGTAGTTTCTatgttatgtataaaaatagaattcgaaTAGAGAGAAAGCTttgctattttataatattgttaagacatctattttacattttttatgcactataattgataaatccagtataaaaagaattatatcacaaaatattgaaaaatgagattaattctgacatttttatatctagttccttaatttaattatgtagTAAATTAGAtatgtgaataatttttcttaaataatgttttaatttctatataaagaattatgtcatagagaatttttgtttattgtttataattattatatataaatacaaaattgaaaaatacaatttctatattaatatttattccattgtatatcaaaagtttttcagttttttatatgtaatatgataatcaatataatttaattaagtaatgaaatatcaatgtcatgatttcaatataattatgtatattttgagTATTTTCTTATTAGTCATTCTATTCATATAGTTGAAGTTATATTCATTCAGAAACGCACGTATTTGTATGTATGCAATCCTATTTAATAGTATTTCATTGTCGTGCAATGTAAACTATCACTTTCTTATGTATGTAACTGTCTTTTATTCTTAGAGGAAGTAGAGTTCAGTGCACGCGTGATTTGTGTGCCATATgttatttatgcaatatataataattctattgaatatttctatgtgcagtttaataattcttattgttttttttgtaatattattttattttaataataataaaaaatagaatttaatataaaaataattttgtactttgattatttatcaaagatttgaataaatttaaatttattttataatttaaaattttttttcattaataataaatttgcgtaatacaaaattataaaattaattaaaaattatctttctatttttgattaagtattaatgattaaagattattctattaatgattaagtattaaagaaattataataaaacatactataattttttaaaaaaatggcaCATTTTTCTGCATAAATTCAgtgtaaatgaaatattaatgaaataaaattaattaaattttctttttataaattttatataatctataagaaAAGTCTatctatagaatttttaaaaaatactatccaaaaattagatttattaaataatattaaataaaattaataagttgaaatagaaaatatagaatacagaaacaaatatttatattttttcttcttattaaaattagcttttttttataatcgatattcgatttcaaaatatttatattattttattaaataatatataacatttattaaataatatataatatataagatcaaaaatgaatttttatatttcaatagttcattaatttttctcttatttatttatttaatgatttaccaataattcattattattaaataatgaaatgataaaaatattaagtaatgacaattaagttttaatatttatataataataatagaactcatttttaactataattaaaataaaatattttcgtattcagaaaataaaatattttacatattgcaaaaatgaaatttttttttttgaattcaaatattttataatggattattcaaatttatcataatcataattatataaaattacaatattggacatatttcatttaaaaattggatattggatataattattgaaataattcttttaaaataaaatatttaaagatttattttatatttatccatgacacatcaataaaattaaataattaattataaatattattttaatcgctagaaatgaattattattgcaaaaaataattctatttaaaaattgaagaaataatttcttaaccaatattattcgtaatatcaagatctataaaatttttatcaaaattattctatatattatttctcgtaaaagttttttgtattgaaaatgttatattgaaataataaatattttaattcttgatgaataacgaaatatacgagaaatattttttagtcgGAAAAATTCGCATTCATTCCAAAACAAGTGAGGCTATTTTCCTGGAAAATTTTCCTCGTAAGTTTTGTCATGGATTTTTTTCGTCCTTCCGTGTTTGAAAGTCTGCTCTTGTAACTACCTGGCCTACtcgcaaaaggaaaaaaaataactaagtAGACAGGTTTACTTGGCGTGACTTGCTTTGGAGTCGAGAAATATACCTGCCTCTATATAACTTCAAAACATTTATCTTCAGTTCTCAGAGATCTCTTCTTCAGAGATCTGTTCggtttgaaattattagtttaatatattagtttaaatttattctttcggatatcttttttttaatgattatatttgataatcatGTAATAAACATGACAGATAACAGATTTTTATGCaactaaaaattcaaatatttaactaataatgtaaaaaatatattattattcaatatgtaatatttgcaAGTATTTACTATATAGCAaagtatatagaatattctatgtattaataattctatataaattctatataaatttctatataaatttaattatataaaattataacattaaaaaagtttgctcacaattttttgataaattgttattatttatttgaaaaaattcaattgaaaaaaaaagtctatagaatgttatataatattttgattttttactttttttacgaataattttattcaaaatttttccaatttttgatattatatcataacttgaagttttatttaaaatatgataaaatgttttatgttatgttattcaattattatacaaataaaataaatattagaatttttaaaattattaaaaatgtataatatatttacttatgttatttattttaatatatattaaaatatataaattaaaatatttttataaaaaatatatatttttataaaaattaatgatagaaataattaataaaattttatagcaatctaaaatttctgtagaataatttattaaaaaaatataatataaattaaattgataactaaataattgaaagatttttaatagacaaattctcttataattttaaaattcttttaaataatacctttgaataacaatcaattttttctaatttgtaatttataaaatatttgtaagatttgttttatcattattaaaatttactattataccagaaaatttattaatatttttaacttgatTATTAATACTTGTCCATAATAatcatgatttataaaattttaatagtaatattaatttttaattctgaaaagaataatttataataataatttttttgaaataaaaaataataaaaatatattattttataaatattatcaggaaaatattataaagaataaaaattaaaatgcagattaatttctttgatatttgttaatagaaaacaaaatatataaaagaaaatttgaataaatataatttcaattttatcatcttGGAATTCAATgttctcaattttaattttaattttaatatattaattttttgattataaatttttaatatgttcatATGTATTTGACTTTAACAATCttgtatataaacatatttaatttttccaatttgaattttgtaattttttaataaaatattagaaacttgctttagtttgaaaaaatggtaaaaaatttaattatttgaaaaaaatcattattattaaaaaaatattgattatatgatagaattatgatatataaaattgattttaataaaataaatatttaatgagaaatgtatcaaacaatataaaaatatcattaaaaattatacaaaacattcaatattttaccgtaatttcgaaatcattgtaatattataagtaatatagtttattatttattgttcaaaagaattttgtatagattcaataattttttttattttgaagttagtaaaactatatttaatttataaaataaattaaaaagcatgttctttttttaaagtattatttttaaaaatagattttcttttataaatttctcaattttattatttaaatatatgattgatCAGATTCTTCAAAATCAAACTGTTTACTTTCATAaacttatttgttaaaaataataacaaataattttaacttttaaattttaatccaaatttaaaaaaattgttatattgtttatagtatcattacttttttatattttttatatggagttgatattaattatattcattaaaacgtacaataaaattaaagtattttttgtatattttacaatactgtaaaatgaatgttttaaattattttttttaattccttataAGGAACATGTTTACATTTTAacgataaagatttataatttttttctttttcttattaaagtCCATTCATGatgtcaatttcaaaaatgtttcaaatataattattgattaaaaaaaataattcagttACAATATTAGTTTGATTACAAAGCTAAAGCGAATGATTCGTTTAAAGAGATGTGACCATATCGCTAGCATTGCCTTAAGATTTGTCAGTGGTACGGCATAAAACTGAGGATTCGTGGGGAAAACGTATATTCGGTTACTCTATACTGATTCC is from Apis mellifera strain DH4 linkage group LG2, Amel_HAv3.1, whole genome shotgun sequence and encodes:
- the LOC412516 gene encoding spindle assembly abnormal protein 6 homolog, with translation MNYLNNLIGTAVTGDSSLQLNNVEILYTKVQRVYMKPQHNEERQRELRVNVEIHAGISPVCRKSLCVLLADDDDPCFLYSLFITEDDFKILKSQQGLLVDFDNFATQLIYLLEQCQIPSTNVSKTPPKFLLLLAEESGEWIFKLVETNNFKHLCHLSLNISPASDSDLKTHMAMKIKQLKENILQQNRDALTLETRLNDLSNKVETKTKELEQLEQKYMSEKNQIQISSSEQISLEKDRFAKAQLEWQYQSEKEKLEVERKHTEIIKQLHTELAELRTQNVTYKDKLSLLEATNIEQFKQLQTLEKELNVAQRDLNLLKKQNSKLDTDYHEKDKSVNSLKTKVAVLEQELKDKSILINKHTEMLKTAKEQKQYLEDLLTEKEGQLQRKQNSLRNLSDELVKANEILTKLQNELASTKSKLKLRTSIALEQERLLDTKQKEVGQLESKMENLIKETEDAKTEVENLKEQVKTQQAQLEEKEKIIKNNDNVISWLNRRLADSQSPLQNITAAAPITVPSSIQLTLPRTNKLISNKYETRTPTSNTVQMQTNTLSGVPLRNPIVQNPNINQTSRITARSMGVGITDNTIGISTFNKSGQISSTSTPMERINSLNKISGTAAASSMPVIIENNNSSVPSNGTKTKSTSITQQGGLRRAGLSDKPILPSAYFPKTLH